One Spirochaeta cellobiosiphila DSM 17781 genomic window, TCATTAAGAGAGAACCAATGAATCCCACAATGACTAGACCAACCAGGAACATACGGATCATATCCGATCCAGAGCCCGCAGCCTGTCCCGTTTGGAGTAAGAGGCTCATCTTAACCAGTATCCAGGCGAGAGCAAAAGGCTCAGGATAGAGAAGATAATAACGCTTACTTCTAAAAGCCTGCCAGGTCACAAGCCAGGCCCATATACCAATGAGGTAATAATGGAGGGTGGAAATGTTGACCCCCAGGTAGAGGGCCGCTATCACAAGACTGATGAGGGGCAAAGCTATCCATAGCTTCTTATCCTTCCTGGGAGAAAAGAAATAGGCTTCTAAAGCCATGAGTGGAACAAAGAAAAATAAGCCGAACAAGGCATTTCCATCATAGCCATAGGCCAGCATGGGATGCACTAAAGGTGTGGCAAGCACTATATAATAAAGGGCAAATCGTACAATTAATAATATCATAAGCTACTAATATCTAACTCCCGTTTAGGAATACCATCAATAAGGGATTGCTGATTAAAATAAACCTGTCCCTTCCACTGTCTGATCAATGACAGACCTTGATTGTCCATCTTCGGTATCTGGGATGTACTATGAACAGTCCTATATAAGTAGACATGATCCGTACCTGTTCGTCTGAGCATAGCACTAAGGGCCCCATCCAATGCACTTGTGAAGATAAGAGATACACCAGAAGTACCCGGTTGAGGTAGTTGATGTTCACTTTTGGTAAAACTTATCTGAGCCACCGCCTTTTCCAGATCATCGATTTCATCCTCTGATGAGATTTCCAGAAATTGATGTCCCAGATAAATATCCATAGCAACATGGGGATCTTTCCGTCTTTGTTCCCTGATGAAATTCATAAGGAAGTTCTTACTCCATTGAAGATGAACCATACTCAAGGCCCCCCAATCCTTTAGAGGGGGACGATAATAGATCGTCAGCTTAGTGCTTTCCCCCAGAGATTCCGGTGGAATTCTTGTGATAAGCTGTTGAAACTTTTGATAAGCTTTCCAGTTAATGTCACGAACTAAGTCTCCCGGAACATACGCTCTGGTATAGATCTTTTCCAATTCATCCCTTTTGCGGGTCTGCTGAGTTTGCGAACTGTCAGACAAATGGTCAATATTGAATACTTTATTATCCATACTCTGGCACAAAATCGAGACTTCAGAATCCCCCTTTGGCTCCAATAAGGACGAGGTAAAGCCCAACATATCCACCCAGTAATAGCGTATACGAATGTGTAAACGACCTGAGACACTAGAACTAATGTTGTGAGCCGTATCCCCCCTTCCAATAATCCAGGAATCACGACCTCTTGAGATAAGGTCATCTCCATTCCTTACTTCATAACTCAAGGCGACCCTGAGTCGGAAGAATAAAGGAGGATAAACGGCATAATGTCCTTTAATAGGAATATCCTGACCAGCCTTAACACGGCTGGGATGTTCCAGACGAAAGGAGGTCTCTTCAAACTGAGAACGATGAATCAGCCCACCTACAACAAAGACAAGTGGCAGAATAAAGCCTATAACACCCAGAAAGGATCCCATAGGAATCTGTATATATTGGGAATAGCCCAAGAGAAAAGCGGATATAATCATGGTAATGACTCCCAGAGGAGTCACTGGAAATTTTTTCATTACTTACGGACAACAGAACTGTACTGAGGATCAACTTTGAGATTACTCATAATTTCTTCCAGTACCAATTCAGGTTTAGTATCAGGATCAATAGGAATAAGCCTATGAGTCAGAACGGGAGAGGCCAGTTCCTTAATGAGATCAATAGACACATAATCCAATCCCCTAACAATGGCTAAAGCTCTGGCCATCCGGGATATTTTAATCCCGCTTCGTGGACTAGCCCCTGTATCAAGTCGGCTGTTTTGCCTTGTAGCTTGTAGTAAGCGGGCTATGTAATCAACGATATCCTCATGAAGGGGAACTTCATCTACCTTTCCCATAATAGATACTAACTCATCCACATTCATAACAGGGGCAAAGTCTGCCCAGCTTTTCGTATGACCATGTTGGTGAATGATCTTCTTTTCATCTTCCAGACTGGGATATCCCATGGACAACTGAATCATGAACCGGTCTAATTGAGGAGCAGGAAGAGGAAAAAGATGTGCTCCCTTAAGGTTCATAGTGGACATGATAAAGAAGGGATTTTCCAACTCATGGGTTACACCTTCTACGGTGACCTGCTGCTCTTCCATGGCCTGAAAAAAGCTCCCTTGCGTCTTTGGTGTGAGGAGATTGATCTCATCACAGAGGAGAAAGTGAGCAAAGATAGGTCCCTTATGGAATTCCATTTGCAAGTTGTCCCCGGCGATACGGGTATAACCCAGAATGTCCTGGGGAAGCAAATCAACCGTACATTGAACACGGTTAAAACCTTTTCCTTCTTTCCATTGAATAGAGGCAGCCAAAGCCCGGACAAGGGAAGTCTTACCTACCCCATGGGAATCGGAGAGCATCACATGCCCCCCGGCTATCATGGCTGCTAGTATGTATTCGAGTTTTCTACGTTCAATATAGATAAGGGATTGAACATTGGTGATTAGTTTATCTAACTGTTCTTTCATAATTATCCATAAATATAACCTGCCATTGTACCAACGACCAGTCTTTAACTATTTTATTTATACGAATTTTAATACATGAAATACTTTTCGTGATTTAATTTTCTTGATACATTACCTGTATGAGTAATGATAACAAGTCCAAATGGACCTTTTTTACCAACCACAGTCATGTACTGTTTTACCTTTATACCAATCCGCCAGCCCCTTTACGGGCGGTAGCTGACTCGATTGGTATTACCGAACGGGCTGTTCAAAGCATCATCACCGATCTGGAAGATGGTGGTGTTATAACCCGTTACAAGGAGGGACGGCAAAATAGATACCGTATCAATCCGGATGTGTCTTTACGTCATCCCCTGGAGGCACATCACAACATTGGGGAAATGCTGGAAATCATGAAAAACGGACAACAAAGGAGACATTAAATGAAACGAACGATGGTACTTATATCAGGTATCCTTATGCAGATAATTTTAGGATCAGTCTATGCCTGGTCTGTAGTGGGAAAAGCTTTAAGAGCTGATTATCATCTCTTATCCTGGCAGACTGAATTGATATACGGCATAGCCATTGGGGTTTTTGCCTGTGGAACGATCATTACAGGACGGCTTTTACGCGTTTGGGGTCCTAAAGTATTAGCTATAATTAGCGCAATTCTTTTTGGACTTTCCTTTTTATTAGCTTCCTTTAGTCAGGGGCATTTTATTGTGCTCCTATTATCTTTAGGTATTTTATTAGGAGTAGGGATTGCCTTCGGATATGTAATCCCCCTTTCTACAGCGGTGGCATGGTTTCCCCATCACAAGGGATTAGTCACCGGTCTAGCTGTCATGGGATTTGGTGGAGGTGCTATTGGGGCTAGTAAGTTCTTCAATACTCTTATGGCTCATAACCTGAACATACTCCAGGCCTTATTATACTTTGGTATTCTGGGAGCGGTTATCCTGGTGATTGGTTCTATCTTCCAAGCTTTTCCACCTAGTGAAGCAAAAGATATAGAAAAGACAAGCTTCGAATTATCTCTTCCTAAAGGTCGCTTATTCTGGTACCTGGCCATATCAATGTTCTTAGCCTCCCTAGGGGGTCTTATCGTTATTGGCAAAGTCACTAGTTTAGCGGACTATTATGGCTATACAGCTATCGCCACTGTGGCTCTGACTTTAGTGACCCTAGGTAATGCCACAGGAAGACTATTATGGGGTTATCTCTTTGATCATTTAGGAGCCAAATCATTATTAATATCTACTTTATTAATGACCTTGGGCTTCCTTTGTTTATTAGCCAGTCCTATAAGTCCCGTTCTCTTCTTAATCGGAGTGGCCTTAACAGGTTTGCAATTTGGGGCAACCTTAGTTCTTTTCGCCGCCTATAGCAGCCGTTACTTTGGTATCAAAGCCATGGCTGAAGTCTATCCTTTTATCTTCGCCCACTACGGAATAGCCGCTATTATCGGTCCTGCCCTGGGAGGATTAGTCTATGACATACTAGGATCTTATACAGCATTGATGGCCGGATTGACCATAATTCCTGTCATTGGTCTGGTTATCTACCTGGGAGGAATCCGCAAGGAGATAGCCAAGGCCTAGGTTCTATGTTAATAATAGACAAACCAACTAATAAGGATGAATGGCAATGCAATTGAAATACGGTATGAACCCTAACCAGAGTTATGGTGAAGTCATAGACCCTAATAAGGCATTAAGCTTATTAAACGGAACCCCCAGTTACATCAACCTTCTTGATGCTTTAAACTCCTGGCAGCTTGTGAAAGAGATACGTAAGGCCTTTGACTGTCCTGCAGCGGCCTCTTTCAAACATGTCACCCCTTCCGGTGTGGCCTTGGCCGGCGAATTATCGGAACAAGAAAAAAAAGCTTACCTTGTCACAAAGGAAGTAAGCCCTTTAGGCTCTGCTTACCTTCGGGCCAGAGGGTCTGACCGTTTGGCTTCTTTCGGTGATTTTATCGCCCTCAGTCATAAGGTAGATAAGGCAACAGCTACCCTCATTAAAGCGGAAGTATCTGACGGGATTATTGCTCCTGAATATGATGAAGAAGCCCTGGCCATTCTGAAGGAAAAGAAAAAAGGTAAGTATGTTGTATTCCAGATGGATTATAACTACGAACCACCTAAAGTGGAATCACGGGATATTTATGGGATCACTCTTAAACAGGACCGCAATGATATGGTCATTACTGAGAAACACTTGGAAGAGATTCCCACAAAAACCAATAAACTTAATGATGATATTAAAAGAGATCTTCTTCTGGGTATGATTACACTAAAATACACCCAGTCCAATTCCCTTTGTGCAGTTAATAAGGGACAGGTCATTGGTATTGGGTCAGGACAACAGTCCCGTATTCTGTGCTCCGGTCTAGCCCTGTCAAAGGCTAATGTCTGGTACCAGAAGCAAAACCTGGATTATTCCTTTTTAGAAAAGCTAGGAAAAGTTAGCCGAACGGAAAAAGATCAGCTCATTGAACAAGAAAGGGAGAAAACCTTCGCAGACAAAAAGCTACTCAAAGACCTGGAAGGGACTTGTCTAATATCAGATGGTTTTTTCCCACAAACAGACAATATAGAGTTAGCCCATAGTTATGGTGTTCAATACATAGCCTCCCCAATGGGATCCATTAGGGATCAGGACATTTTAGATACTTGCGACAAATACGGTATCACCTTTGTGAATCCTAAAATCCGTTTATTCCATCACTAAAAGGATAGGTTATGAACCTCGATACCAGTAAACGGCAAATCTTCATGTTTGCCCCCTATTTGGCTGTGGTCATAGGGATGGTGTTACTCCACAATGCGTTTATTGCGTTGTTCACCTACAACGGGCTCCTGGCTTTAGCTGTCTGGATTTATCGTAAAGATCTAAATTTGATTAAGGATCATAATAAAACAAAACCGCTCCTTCTCATAGGAGCGGTTCTTGTCTGTGGGTCCTCCGGGGCCGGATTCTATCTTTTGTGGCCTTTGGTTAAACTCAAGGGCCTGGACCTAAGCCAGACTCTAGGGGATTTTGGTTTTAATAAAACCATCGAACTCCCTTTATTAATCTATTTTACCATCATCCATTCCTTTATTGAGGAATCTTACTGGCGGTTTGTACTAAAGAATAATAGTTCATCCCTTTGTTTAAGTGACTTTATGTTTGGCGGTTATCATATATTAGTATTGATTTATTTTATCCCCTGGTATCTAGCCCTTGCCTGCTTTATCATCCTTGTGATAGCCGCATGGCTATGGAGGATGATCCGTGAGAAGTATCATGACCACTTAACGATTTATCTATCCCATGGAGTAGCAGATTTCAGTATCATCTTCTTCACTTTGAAGTTGACCCATTTTAACTAGGAAGTATATTTAAGACATGGCAACAATACCTGATTGGTTTAGGCTGGATAATGCAGCTATCATATTCCCGATACTATCGTCACGGCGGTATACCACATTCTTTCGCATGAGCGCCACCCTGGATAAACCTGTGCGTTATGCAGCATTGGAGAAAGCTGTCCTCAAATGTATGGATCGCTTCCCCTACTTCTTTGTTCGTTTAAGGAAGGGATTCTTCTGGCATTTCTTCCAAAAAACAACAAATCTTCCTATCTATCTCGATAGCCAATCCCCCTGTATGCGCCTCCCAAAATACAAAGGGCTCAAAGATTCTCTGAGAATCAGGGTGTACAAGAAGAGGATAGCCCTGGAGATTAGCCATTACTTAACAGATGGAACAGGGGCTATTGAGTTCCTTAAGACCCTCTTGTTTTATTATTTTGAAGAAATGGGAATCACAGGAGAGGCAAAGAATCTGGCTATAGATCCCCATGGGGAGACGGAAGACAAAGAATGGGAAGATTCCTTTCTGACCCATTATAAGAAAAAGCTTCCTCCGCCTCCGAAGTATAGTAAGGCTTTTAAAATTCCTTACCACCTCTCTAAGAAAGGCAAGTATTATATAACAACGGGTAAAGTCCCTTTAGACAAGATCAAGGAAGTGAGCAAATCCAAAGGGGTCAGTATCACCGAGTTCCTATTGGCCTATTATATTTACGCTTTCCAGGAATTGTTTTATAAAACAAAAGGAAAGAAGCCTATCAGGATTATGGTTCCTGTTAACTTGAGGAAGCTCTATCCTTCCCGAACCATGAAAAACTTCTTTCTTACTGTACCTATTACTCTGGATCCAAGACTAGGCCGATATACAATTGAAGAGATCATGAATAAGGTTCATCACTATATGCGTGTGGAGGTGGATCAAAAGTTCATTAATCAACAGATCACCCGTAATGTGCGGGGGGTCTTTCTTCCCATTACAAGAGTGATGCCTTTGTTTGTTAAAATAACCTTTATTAAGATGATAGCCAAAAAGGAAGAAAAGAACTTTACTTCAAGCTTGTCTAACCTAGGGCCTGTTATGATTCCGGACTGGATGGAAAAACATGTGGAGAACTTTCTCTTCTTTCCCCCTCCCGGCCCTTCTGATAAGACAAACTGTTCCATCCTTAGTTATAAGGGGAACCTCTATATATCTGTGGGACGTTCTATTGAAAAGAATCCCATTGAGAAGGTCTTTTTCCATAGCCTTATAAAAGAAGGTATTCCCGTAAAAATTTCTGTTAATCAAAAGGAGTCTTAAATGCCCTATTGTCCACGATGTGGTGTCGAAGTAGAATCGACCCGGAGCCATTGTCCCTTGTGCAGCACACCTATCCCAACTTT contains:
- a CDS encoding DUF58 domain-containing protein gives rise to the protein MKKFPVTPLGVITMIISAFLLGYSQYIQIPMGSFLGVIGFILPLVFVVGGLIHRSQFEETSFRLEHPSRVKAGQDIPIKGHYAVYPPLFFRLRVALSYEVRNGDDLISRGRDSWIIGRGDTAHNISSSVSGRLHIRIRYYWVDMLGFTSSLLEPKGDSEVSILCQSMDNKVFNIDHLSDSSQTQQTRKRDELEKIYTRAYVPGDLVRDINWKAYQKFQQLITRIPPESLGESTKLTIYYRPPLKDWGALSMVHLQWSKNFLMNFIREQRRKDPHVAMDIYLGHQFLEISSEDEIDDLEKAVAQISFTKSEHQLPQPGTSGVSLIFTSALDGALSAMLRRTGTDHVYLYRTVHSTSQIPKMDNQGLSLIRQWKGQVYFNQQSLIDGIPKRELDISSL
- a CDS encoding AAA family ATPase, which produces MKEQLDKLITNVQSLIYIERRKLEYILAAMIAGGHVMLSDSHGVGKTSLVRALAASIQWKEGKGFNRVQCTVDLLPQDILGYTRIAGDNLQMEFHKGPIFAHFLLCDEINLLTPKTQGSFFQAMEEQQVTVEGVTHELENPFFIMSTMNLKGAHLFPLPAPQLDRFMIQLSMGYPSLEDEKKIIHQHGHTKSWADFAPVMNVDELVSIMGKVDEVPLHEDIVDYIARLLQATRQNSRLDTGASPRSGIKISRMARALAIVRGLDYVSIDLIKELASPVLTHRLIPIDPDTKPELVLEEIMSNLKVDPQYSSVVRK
- a CDS encoding helix-turn-helix transcriptional regulator, translating into MSNDNKSKWTFFTNHSHVLFYLYTNPPAPLRAVADSIGITERAVQSIITDLEDGGVITRYKEGRQNRYRINPDVSLRHPLEAHHNIGEMLEIMKNGQQRRH
- a CDS encoding MFS transporter, producing MKRTMVLISGILMQIILGSVYAWSVVGKALRADYHLLSWQTELIYGIAIGVFACGTIITGRLLRVWGPKVLAIISAILFGLSFLLASFSQGHFIVLLLSLGILLGVGIAFGYVIPLSTAVAWFPHHKGLVTGLAVMGFGGGAIGASKFFNTLMAHNLNILQALLYFGILGAVILVIGSIFQAFPPSEAKDIEKTSFELSLPKGRLFWYLAISMFLASLGGLIVIGKVTSLADYYGYTAIATVALTLVTLGNATGRLLWGYLFDHLGAKSLLISTLLMTLGFLCLLASPISPVLFLIGVALTGLQFGATLVLFAAYSSRYFGIKAMAEVYPFIFAHYGIAAIIGPALGGLVYDILGSYTALMAGLTIIPVIGLVIYLGGIRKEIAKA
- a CDS encoding phosphoribosylaminoimidazolecarboxamide formyltransferase codes for the protein MQLKYGMNPNQSYGEVIDPNKALSLLNGTPSYINLLDALNSWQLVKEIRKAFDCPAAASFKHVTPSGVALAGELSEQEKKAYLVTKEVSPLGSAYLRARGSDRLASFGDFIALSHKVDKATATLIKAEVSDGIIAPEYDEEALAILKEKKKGKYVVFQMDYNYEPPKVESRDIYGITLKQDRNDMVITEKHLEEIPTKTNKLNDDIKRDLLLGMITLKYTQSNSLCAVNKGQVIGIGSGQQSRILCSGLALSKANVWYQKQNLDYSFLEKLGKVSRTEKDQLIEQEREKTFADKKLLKDLEGTCLISDGFFPQTDNIELAHSYGVQYIASPMGSIRDQDILDTCDKYGITFVNPKIRLFHH